A window from Flavobacterium gyeonganense encodes these proteins:
- a CDS encoding TonB-dependent receptor plug domain-containing protein has protein sequence MAGGKLSINLKDLASLPTLSGTADIMKILQLTPGVQNSGDANGYLYVRGSDPGHNAILYNGAPVYGMSHLLGIFPFYNANHINDIEFDKSSSNAKYGGRLSSTTLLNSNKKIPSDFGVQGNVGILASQLNVSVPISQNTGFYISGRKTYIDEIVAPVLNSGSDNNDVENMKYGFSDANITFVSKISNKSLFSVDGFISGDELKIKDENLDLRTSLKWSNFTVSPNLTTVFSSKASMSNSIYFSQYSNDLSMEQATIQFNISSYVKDFGFNNSVSYFIKKIPFESGFQYVYHNLQPQKVIVENLADANNNSENKIINANEAIFFTTIKPSFTNYLKAELGLRINYYSSGSDSYFHFQPRVLFNYFANNKYSLYVSYNRQYQYLSLITTSSVGLPTDFWIASHDGIKPQLSDEFSIGSNQNISKNLISSFGGFFRYMKNLLEYPYGVTQFNEITNLKSDLLVGKGKAYGLEMMLKKNNGKFHGWLSYTLSWSDRNFDELNKGNTYFAKYDRRHNISIVGMYDLNPKWDLGVTQVFSSGNRFTMPTSWYFINNNPVKEYSKYNNAQMPNYIRTDLSVNYFFNRTNKKRECSEFFDL, from the coding sequence ATGTGAGAGGTAGTGATCCCGGGCATAACGCTATTTTGTATAATGGAGCTCCGGTTTATGGAATGTCTCATTTATTGGGAATATTTCCTTTTTATAACGCAAACCATATTAATGATATTGAATTTGACAAATCGAGTTCTAACGCAAAATATGGTGGCAGGTTAAGTTCGACAACACTTTTGAACTCCAATAAAAAAATACCATCGGATTTCGGTGTTCAGGGAAATGTTGGGATTTTAGCGTCTCAATTAAATGTTTCAGTTCCAATTAGTCAAAATACAGGGTTTTATATTTCAGGACGGAAAACTTACATTGATGAAATCGTTGCGCCAGTTTTAAATTCAGGTTCAGATAATAATGACGTAGAAAATATGAAATATGGATTTTCAGATGCTAATATAACTTTCGTATCTAAAATTTCTAATAAAAGTTTATTCTCTGTCGATGGATTTATTAGTGGTGATGAGCTAAAAATAAAAGATGAAAATTTAGATTTGCGAACCAGTTTAAAGTGGAGTAATTTTACAGTTTCTCCAAATCTCACTACAGTCTTTTCTTCAAAGGCAAGTATGTCAAATTCAATTTATTTTAGTCAATATTCCAATGATTTAAGTATGGAACAGGCAACAATTCAATTTAATATTTCTTCTTATGTAAAGGATTTTGGATTTAATAATTCTGTTTCCTATTTCATTAAAAAAATTCCTTTTGAGTCCGGATTTCAATATGTTTATCATAATCTCCAGCCGCAAAAAGTTATTGTTGAAAATTTGGCAGATGCAAATAATAATTCTGAAAATAAAATAATTAATGCTAATGAGGCTATTTTTTTTACGACAATAAAGCCCAGTTTTACAAATTATCTAAAAGCAGAATTAGGTTTGAGAATTAACTATTATTCTTCAGGCTCAGATTCGTATTTTCATTTTCAGCCACGTGTTTTATTCAATTATTTTGCTAATAATAAGTATTCTCTTTATGTGTCATATAACAGGCAATATCAGTATTTGAGTTTGATAACAACTTCAAGTGTGGGACTCCCGACAGATTTTTGGATTGCAAGCCACGATGGAATAAAACCACAGTTATCAGATGAGTTCTCAATTGGATCTAATCAAAATATTTCAAAGAATTTAATTTCTTCTTTTGGTGGCTTTTTTCGTTATATGAAAAATTTATTAGAATATCCTTATGGAGTAACTCAGTTTAATGAAATAACAAATTTAAAGAGTGATTTGCTGGTGGGAAAAGGGAAAGCATACGGACTGGAAATGATGCTCAAGAAAAACAATGGAAAATTTCATGGCTGGTTAAGTTATACTTTAAGCTGGTCTGACAGAAATTTTGATGAACTTAACAAAGGGAACACTTATTTCGCGAAATATGACAGACGTCATAATATTTCAATAGTTGGAATGTATGACTTGAACCCGAAATGGGATTTAGGTGTAACTCAGGTATTCAGTTCTGGAAATCGTTTTACAATGCCTACATCCTGGTATTTTATAAATAATAACCCGGTTAAAGAATATTCGAAATATAATAATGCACAAATGCCAAATTATATCCGCACAGATCTTTCTGTAAATTATTTTTTTAACCGGACAAATAAAAAAAGAGAGTGCTCTGAATTTTTCGATTTATAA